The Limnospira fusiformis SAG 85.79 genomic interval GGCACAGTGGCACAGTAATGAGTTGCGGATGTCCCGGGATACTACCACGGATGTGGGTACTCAGTTGAGTCATCCCTCGGAGGAAAACCGAGAAAGTCTCGAACAGGTGATACAGGTCAATTTTTGCCGGGTAGAGGAGGCTTTGCGAGTCCTGGAGGAATATGGTAAGGTTTACCATCCCAATATGGGGGCGGCGGTTAAGCAGATGCGCTACCGGGTCTATACCCTGGAAAGTAATTTACTCGCCTACGGACGACATCAGAAGCTACAAAGGGCGAATTTGTATTTGGTGACTTCTCCCTCGGAAAGGTTGATGTCAGTGGTAGAGGCGGCTTTACAAGGGGGATTAAAGGTGGTTCAGTATCGCGATAAGGATACTGATGATCATCAGCGTTGGAAAAATGCCCGCCAGCTTTGTCAGCTTTGCCACCGTTATAATGCCCTGTTTTTGGTTAATGACCGGGTGGATATTGCGATCGCTGTTAATGCTGATGGGGTACATTTGGGACAGCAGGACTTACCTATTGCTGTGGCTAAACAGCTTTTGGGTCCTCAAAAAATTGTCGGTAAATCAACTACTAATCCCGAAGAGATGAAATTGGCGATCGCTGAGGGGGCCGATTATATTGGGGTCGGTCCGGTTTATGCTACTCCCACTAAGCCTGATAAGCAGGCGGCGGGTTTGGAATATGTACGCCATGCGACTCGTCATGCTTCGGTTCCCTGGTTTGCGATCGGCGGCATTAATATGAACAATTTTGATGATGTTTTGATGGCTGGGGCGACTAGGGTGGCTGTGGTTCGATCTTTGATGCAGGCGGAACAACCTACTCTGGTAACTCAATATTTCCTCTCCCAGTTTACCCGTGTTCAAACTTTACGCGATCGCCAGATTGTACCCGAAAATACTCCGGCAGATTTTTCCTGACCTGCTAGGGCGCTTGCCTTAATCATCGATAATTGAGCCTTGGGGGGCGAGGTGGTTGGTAGATGCGATCATAATATCGTCCCCATATCTGTGACGGCGAGTCCTGTCTCCCATCCGGTTAAACACCATAATAGGATTTATACCAAGCCACAAATTTTTCTACTCCCACCTCTATGGGTGTACTTGGTTTAAATCCTACATCTGCTATCAATGAATCTACATTAGCATAGGTAATCGGCACATCTCCCGGCTGCATGGGAAGCAGATTTTTCTGGGCTTTTTTGCCTAAGACATTTTCCAGGACTTCAATCAAATACAGTAAATTCACCGGCTTATTATTACCGATATTATAAATTTGATAGGGTGCCGTAGTTTTAACTCCCTGAATTTCCGCTTGATTGCTTCCCGGTTGTGGAATCTTATCAATTACCCTAATTACCCCTTCCACCACATCATCAACATAGGTAAAATCTCGCTGCATATTACCATAGTTAAATACCGGAATCGCTTGGTCGGCTAAGATGGCTTTCGTAAAAATAAACATCGCCATATCAGGACGATACCAAGGACCATAAACCGTAAAAAATCGTAATCCCGTCGTGGGAATATTATACAGGTGACTGTAGCTATGAGCCATCAATTCATTAGCTTTCTTAGTCGCAGCATACAGACTAACTGGATAATCTACATAATCACCTACCGAAAAAGGTACAGTTTTATTGGAACCATAAACCGAACTAGAAGACGCAAAAACCAAGTGTGGGATTTGATGATGACGACAGCCTTCTAAAACATTGATAAACCCCACTAAATTACTATCAATATAAGCGTAGGGATTTTGCAGAGAGTAACGGACTCCGGCTTGGGCGGCGAGGTGGGCTACTGCCTCAAATTGGTGTTCGGAAAACAGTTTTTTGATGCCGACTTTATCGTATAAATCTAGTTTATAAAACGTAAATTTTTCTAAGGGGGTAAGTTGAGCGATGCGGTCTTCTTTTAAAGATACTGCATAATAATCATTGAGATTATCAATACCAATGACTGTATCCCCCCTTTTCAATAGATGTTGACACAGATGAAATCCAATAAATCCCGCCGCACCAGTTACTAATATTTTCACGGTTTGCTCTCCTCATTTATATGGGGGTATTTAGATTATTACAGATAGTCTGTGCTACTATTCGTGGGGGTTAGACAACGGATTTAACAATCAATTTATGGGGGGATTTTAGGCGATCGCATATCGTAGCCTCGATTATTTGAGGGCTAGTCAATAATTACCACAAGATACCCACCCGACTACTGTTAGGTGGGTTCGGAGTCATCAATCAGTTGAGAGTTGAAACTTGCAACCAACAATTGATTTAGTCTAAATATCCCATCAATAGATCAGGATCATCAATGTCATTAGAAGCAATGGGACGGTTCATCACCATCGAAGAAATTTGTAGTTCAGTGGCTGAAACCGGACGGTTAGCCATAGAACCAGTAGGATTTTCCGATTGAATAAAAGTTACTGAAGCTGCATGAACAGCCTTCCCAATAGGGCGTTTGGCGGTTAACATTCCCGCTATTTCAAATTGGTTGTGTCCCACCGGACGATGATTAACGATCGCCGACGGTTCTGGCGATACTTGAATTTGAGTGGGTGCTGAATTACCTTCTGTCGAACTTGATTTACTAGCCACGTCTAATTTCTCCTTGAGAGTATCTGATTCAGGTACATTATCAGCCGCTTCTGTTTCAGCTTCATCGGCTGGAGTCACTTGATTTTGAGGCTGATTATCTGTATCCTTTCTTGTATTGCTACGGGTTCGTCTACTTGTGTTCCTCCTATTTGAACTAGAAGAGTTAACCACCATAGTTAAATACCTTGTTTATCAAATGGAACTAACCCGCTGCCTCATGCTAAAATTGCCCGGGCAACTTAGTCCCTAATCTTAATTCTAGCGTTTGATGTTCCCTAATTACAGCCCCATTTGGGGGGATGCCGGGACTTAAAAATCTCACCACAGGTGTTATTATTGTAAAATCTATCCGTGCCTTTAGTAAAGAAGATTTAACAAAAAATAACTTTTTGCCATCATAAGTAATAAAAATAAACAATCCACACCTATAGCCTGTGGCCAGAGTCCCCGGCTCATCCCCCAAATC includes:
- a CDS encoding thiamine phosphate synthase, producing the protein MGDLNHKTKLGQPALYRILDANLDRAREGIRTIEEWFRFGLDNSEMAAECKNLRQQLAQWHSNELRMSRDTTTDVGTQLSHPSEENRESLEQVIQVNFCRVEEALRVLEEYGKVYHPNMGAAVKQMRYRVYTLESNLLAYGRHQKLQRANLYLVTSPSERLMSVVEAALQGGLKVVQYRDKDTDDHQRWKNARQLCQLCHRYNALFLVNDRVDIAIAVNADGVHLGQQDLPIAVAKQLLGPQKIVGKSTTNPEEMKLAIAEGADYIGVGPVYATPTKPDKQAAGLEYVRHATRHASVPWFAIGGINMNNFDDVLMAGATRVAVVRSLMQAEQPTLVTQYFLSQFTRVQTLRDRQIVPENTPADFS
- a CDS encoding NAD-dependent epimerase translates to MKILVTGAAGFIGFHLCQHLLKRGDTVIGIDNLNDYYAVSLKEDRIAQLTPLEKFTFYKLDLYDKVGIKKLFSEHQFEAVAHLAAQAGVRYSLQNPYAYIDSNLVGFINVLEGCRHHQIPHLVFASSSSVYGSNKTVPFSVGDYVDYPVSLYAATKKANELMAHSYSHLYNIPTTGLRFFTVYGPWYRPDMAMFIFTKAILADQAIPVFNYGNMQRDFTYVDDVVEGVIRVIDKIPQPGSNQAEIQGVKTTAPYQIYNIGNNKPVNLLYLIEVLENVLGKKAQKNLLPMQPGDVPITYANVDSLIADVGFKPSTPIEVGVEKFVAWYKSYYGV